From a single Pleurodeles waltl isolate 20211129_DDA chromosome 8, aPleWal1.hap1.20221129, whole genome shotgun sequence genomic region:
- the LOC138250213 gene encoding uncharacterized protein isoform X2: MERHYTGGLEAANMTPIQMREFQRRAMWYQHILQEESGYRRLARRYRTERASGAWRAFPQGGPSLPTTATTSATTTTTTQVAPATAVTVVPTTSGSAPGPGTGPPSGQPKGIDHTRPHTSTAGTQTTPAATIDPAAFVDMQRKMDRVLRKMSRLPQDVSHINRRVRSIKQTLRRANL; this comes from the coding sequence ctgctaatatgacacccatccagatgcgtgaattccagaggcgggcaatgtggTACCAACATATACTGCAGGaagagtcggggtacagaaggctggcccgaagatacaggaccgaacgggcctcaggagcctggagggcattcccacagggtggcccttctttgcccaccacagccaccaccagcgccaccaccaccactaccacccaggtggcaccagcaacagctgtgaccgttgtgCCAACAACATCgggaagtgctccaggccctggaactggaccaccttcagggcagcccaaaggcattgaccatacacggccccacacttccaccGCTGGCACCCAgactaccccagctgcaacaattgaccctgctgcttttgtggacatgcagcgcaaaatggaccgtgtcctcaggaaaatgagtcGCCTGCCGCAGGATGTCAGCCAtatcaaccggcgggtgcggtccattaagcagaccctccggagggccaacctctag